AACTAGTTTATTGACTGACTCTCCAGAAAAGAAGATAAACAACCAATTATGCCGCTACTAGGCTATGCTAATACTAAAGGAAGAGACAGAAAAGGGTTGTGCGATTTGAATGAGATCATTACTTACCAGAATGTGAAATTTGACCCAGTGAACGTACGACTTGCCCCAACCTTCCTTTCAAACTCTGAAAATGGTCAAAGATCAATTAACTGGATTTCTGAACAAGTACCAAGAGGAAAGAACATAATACACCACACACAGTAAGTGGGGAACTAACAGTTACCTCAAGCTCTGCTCCTGTGACTGCCTTATACGATAGTCCAAACTCTCCCACAATCGCTCTCTGTaaacaagaagagaagaagccTTGTCTTTTAAGTTAACCATCAtctaaaaacaataaaaaaaaataagaaaggaGAGAGAGGGCTTACGATCTGCAGTAAACGAGACGAAGAACAAAATGAGAGATGATATCCTTGTTGTTGAGCATTTCAGAATAATGTCTCATATGTTCTTTCCACAGCGCGTCTACCACTTCATCCATCTCCTTATGGTTTCTCCCACGTGCTAATCCATCTGACACCCCTTTCAGCACTGCAAAGATTCTCCTCTTGTTCGATTAGTAAGAAACCTAATTTTGATGGGAAAACCTCGTAGGCGATCTATGGCGAAGAGCACGAACTCTTCTAATCGGATTTCCATCTGAGGAGCTGTAAGATAAAGAGGGATCTTCGGATTGGAAACGGCGTCGTTGGAGCCTGTTCTCTTCTTCTGAGATCGTATCACCTCCATTTCTAACTTCTTAGTTACTCTCGGCCGCACTTCAAAGCACACACTGTCGTCTGACGAAcccaaagaaagagagaaaaaaaaagaggtcgAGAAAAGCGCGGGATTTTCCTTGTTGGGCCTATTAATGGGCCTCTAACCGCATATTTTTATTGCATTTATATGATTTAACAAAATCATCATTCGCAAATGTCTTTGAGAATGATGTTTGCTGCTACTAGGAATGTCAATTGGACTGTCCGGACGGAAGTGGACATGTCCAGAtgggcttttttttttgggcgtTTTTGGTCTTGATGTCCAAATAGGTCCATATCCAAATAGTCCATGTCCAAATAGAACCATGTCCAAATAGTCCATGTCCAAATAGGACCATGCCCAGTTGGACTGTCCATGGAGTCCAGTTCGCCCActtgatgtaaaaaaatatacagattctaaattttatataaaacaacaGATATTTAGATTAAAACTACATGTTTGAGCTCGAGATCGAGAGAGATTGAGTCATGGAGAGCTTGAGATCGAGAGATATGAGATCGAGAGATAAGAGTGACGgccaaatgaaaaaaataatttttcccCAATTAAAAACCCTagacattttaataatttggacGGCCCATGTCCATCTGGTCTTGTCCATTGGTCTTTGGGCTTATTTGGGCGTTGTCCAATtggacaacaaaatattttggacgATTTGGGCATGTCCATATTAGTCCATATTAATTTGGATATGGACGTCCATGGACAGAGTGTCCAATTGACATCCCTAGCTGCTACGCTATGTTTGGATGGAAATGGAATGGCTAAAGAGTCATGGATGTCCTCAGTTTGCTTCCCGATGGTCATATCATATGACGTATGTATCATCCACTCAGTTTAGCTCCCTACTCGTACATTTGACGTACTGCTTTTAATGAccatgcttctttttttttccaaattttgacattttgttttgtttgttgatATATGTTTACTTGATCTGACTCCATCTCTGTCGTTATTGAATCTCATTGGGTTTGGATTCCTCATCTCGTAGCGTTGGAAATgcttatatttgtattttcttttcccttttttttcttggtcCAATCCAAttgtattatttaaatttattgcaTGAAAAATGTGACTAGTGAAGATCAGGAAGTGTTAAACTGACTTCAATACACCAAAACCACCTGTAAAGGTAATAActgtttttgatataaaaaaaggTAATAACTGTTagcctgttttttttttttaatttttgaagaaACATTGAACCTCATTTCTCAAAATTATATTGAACCAacacaggaaaaaaaaaacatctgtAACTGTAGCCATGGAGAAAGCCTTgttattttgagaaaatttaCAAATACTAATTATACTCCACATTTTATATTTCCAAATCAGTAAATACTATAAAGACTTTCTAAATCAATTACACACAAACAAGTAACATGCTCTTTTCTTTGAACAAATAATTTCTAGATACGTGTCTTATTGTACTCAAGTATATCTGCATAATGTTTGTTTTGCAAGCATTTTATACTATGTTAGTTACTTAATAATCGACCTACAAACCTACTATACTAACAAATTGCAGCCTTAGAAGAATGTCTAGTTTTATGAAGATGGTAATAAGGGAAAAATAAAACGACCAGGTGGACTGCAACAATGTATAAACAAAAGTGCCAAACTAAGATCCCAGGATGTAAACAGGGTAGAGACGGAGGTAGCGATAGCAAAGATCCACAACGACCACAAAGTAGATTGAGACATATTAATACAACACAGCTAACCCAAAGAGAGGTAAAGACACAAATGCATAGAAGTAACTTGACGACCGCTGCAACATGGACGACGACCTGACGCAATATTTGACTGACATTACCGACACCCGCTCGATCAGACACCCTTCTCAACCCCCAAACATGTCTACGACTCACTGGAACAGACCACACATTTTGAAAACACACACCGTTCAGAGATTTTTGACTCTACAGATTgcgttgatttttttttttttcaaaaacaaataacCAATACTATCACTAGATATAAAATCTACACATACTGTTACATCTGCGAGTTTTCGAGGCAAACAATTAATTAACAAACAGATGTGACTACATAGATACGTTGCATAACAAACCTGATCGTTCTCTTCAGGTGCATAGGAAGGAGAATCGTTCGACTGATCCCCTGGTTTATCAGCTCCACAGTTTTgcctgttgcatttgtttctgaaCGGATAGTTTATGTTTCCACAGTTGTCACACTTCCAGCTTCCTTCCGGTGCCTTTTGTTCTGATAAACAACACATGCAACTACGTAAGTCTCAAAGTTCCTCAAATAAACCacattattttagatttatgagAGACTTACTGGAGATTTGATCTGAGCTTCCACCTTGCTGCAGTTACAAGATTTAAAAGTCAGaaattacaacaacaaaaatcccaaaatttatcaaaattgtCCTTCTACATGATTAAGCTAGCTGTTTGTTTGATAGTTGATACCCAACTTAGCTAGTCAATCCTTATATTTCACATAGATGTATCTGTTCATTTTTTTAACAGGGTcaaactgaaaaagaaaaaaaaaactgcacgAACCTGGGGCCCAGGCTTTGGAGTGTTGCACTTTCTCATGTTACATACAATTCTGAACGAGAAGTTTACATTACCACAATTCGGACATGTCCAATCATTCTCACGAGTTGAATCTGTAAATGAAACACACAAATGAATATATCAAGTTGACTATCacagtaatatatatatatatatatatatatacttttacatCTGACATGTTCTAGAATGGTGAAAAGTATAACCAGACTATCAAATACCTCGCTTTTGTGATTTTTCCTCTGGATAGTAACCGGATCTTGGCATCTGCAAAATGGCGCCCACATATTGTTAAAAGTTTCAGCTCTCGGTACAAGTTCAACGACTTATAAGATATTTGCATGAAGAAACAAGAATCTAACTGTTATACATACCATAGCGGCGACAGCAGCAGGACCCATGGCCATCCCAAGGCCATACCTGTTCATGGGTGGTGGAGGCATTCCATACATGCCACCTGTAAATGAAAACACCAACAAACGCACCAGCCAAATTAGACACAGCTAAAATTATGGTTATTTGAGAGACTCTTTGAGCCAATTGGGAAAccgcagaagaagaagaaaaactgaTATAAAGAAAATACATACCACTTCCCATCATAGATCCACCACCAtggtatggtggtggtggtccaGACATATGTAACGGTCTGTAATGAGCTCCAGCAGGAATTCGGCTATTATAGTTAAAATGATAAGGCGAACCCCCAGAGAAGGGGACGTCATAAGGAGGAATAGACCCGTTAAAGAGAGAGGATCCGTATGGTGACCCGCCCATATATACTGGAGGGGGGCCCCCAGATCCTAAATATCTACCTGGTGATGAGAAGCTTTGTGGAGATTGCATATGTCTGGGAGCAGACTTCTGCGACAGTTATACATCAGGTAGTAAAATAATGAGAGAAAACCAAGTTGAAAACTGCTTATAACAGGCATAATCTAGTAGTCTGCATATAGCTACACTTTTCTTAAATGAAATCAAAGTACGAAACCTAGAACCAGTGGATTAGTAAAGAAACtccaaactctctctctcacatgAATTAACAGAACTCAAGAAAATGCATGAACCCTTAATATTTTGCAAATCTCTTGTCAACTTAGAAATTCCAGCAACATCTGCTGGAACTGCAGATGTCACAGAGCTACTACAAACCGACCACAGtgaaatgcaatatatacaGAAGACTAAGGATGAACTTTCACCTCAGTTCTTACTGTTACATACAAACACCTGAAAGTACTTGATGGATGTTTTGTGTATAAATGTGTGTAACAAAAAGACTTCTACCAAGTCTGATTACGAGCATGATACAAATGCTCTAATTCAGCGCCATACTAAAAACTGCTATGCAAAATCAATTCTCAAACTGTTTCAAAGCAGAAAGACATTAACTCAAAAAATGACTTTTACCCCATTGTGATCAGCAGGTCGAGACTGAGTGCAATTACGCATATTGCAGGTAGTCCGGAACGAGAAATTGACATTGCCACAACTGGGACAAGTCCAATCATCTTCTCTGCGTCCCCCTATCCACCCACCCACCAAAAGAatcaataacaaaacaaaaacatatgttCACAGTTTATATTCAAACTCGTACCGTCAGTTCTAGCACGCTTGGCTGCTGAAGAGTTTCTGCTGTCTacctgaaaaaaataaagtcaAAATTCACCGATCAAAGGAAGGATCTCTAGAGATTTGATTCACTAATCGCTCAACTGAAATTGAACGATTCGCGATATGGTAATTGTAATCTTTAGGACTGATCTGCAAGAAGCTCAGCTCAGTTTCGATTTCAGTGCTGCTAGATCTGCGATACTATCTATCTCCCAGTATGGGACCAACAAAAGAGGGTGGGAACTGTACCTGAgacatagctggcggaatagtCTGCGAAGTAGAGAGAGAGGAGTGGAGAAGGAGGCGGCACGGCGGCGAGACGTTCCTCGGCGATTTAACCTTTGCCCTAAGATTAAACTTGGTCGGGAGGAGCAAAACGAAGTGACATTAGGTACGGGATGGCCTTTTATAACTTAACTAACTtgttgattttcttttattgaaaaaaatatgatgtggaaaattacattaaaattcATACTAgatagtgtttcaaaaaaaaaaaaaatcatactagatttatgtttaataaaacatttggccaaatttttttaataaaatataccaaattttatatgtaaattaaattaataagccaaatcataaattataatttttttttctttttatgtgaTGTCAATTTTACCTTCTAGATTACCAATTAAATTCCATtcaaatctaattaaataaatgaaactgACCTTTATGTTGTGAAGAAATACCTTTGTATACTATAACTTTcagatttaaattttctttcaatttttttttattttcagtaaAACATTTGGGACAGGCGGCAGCTAACAAATTAGACCAAAAATCtgtatgaaaattaaaaaaggCCATAATCTAGGAAATTGAAATATCAGTTTGTTATCTTATGAAAAGTATTTTTAGTCCTCTAGGCTACCAATTAAATTCCATTCTGATCACTTTATTTAAATAGATGGAACAACATTTATGTTGTGAAATTTGCATTTATATTCTATAAACTTCATATCGAggttttatttaaaagttttatgtatttttaataaaatatttgggAAAATAAATAAGACAGaatatttcataattttaaagtaattttatatataattttataaaacaatacCAACATAttgaaacacaaaaagaaattatagaaaaaataatattttaaaagaatataaacaatataatattttatttatacttacATAAATCTTATAggttttatataaaactattaatttataattttaatggaGCTATGTAGTTatctaaaaattcaaatttcttctatcttattatttttattaatatattattttatcatattattaatttatcgaatgaTAGTTGATACTTGATAGAGTTTCTATTGTACTTTGTTTTCTGTCATAGGCATGAATTGTCACCATGTCAAGTTTGTCTATTGGACTATTAACCTATTTAAATGATTAACTTTGTTAAATAatcagttttatttattttcccaAATATCAATTTCTTACATTTATAACTATCAACTTTTACATCTATTTaagttcaaagaaaaaaaacttttacatCTATAGCAAAATTAAATAGAATAGTTTTAATAATGTATGaccctgaaaaaaaaatagtttcaacaAATGTGTATAGTTTTTTACTCCATAATATCATATCAAACCACATACGAAAATGTTTTAAAAGGctcaaataacattttttacTAGACACACATTGATATAGTTAATTGTCTATtccattttaaaaaagaaatattacaaaataaaattccGTACATGAGCTGCAGTTCATCGGCATCCAAATTTCTTCAGTAGAGTGTTGTTTTCAttgtaattttttgaaaatgatatttttgccATAAACACTAGGTTACCAAATTATATGATTTGTTATTTAATAATGTCAAGAAGTGtaaatgtttacttttttttttgattaaagaAGTGTAAATGTTTACTTAAAAGTATCCTTCTCTAGTTTTTTTCGACTGACAACTAATTAAAGAAATAATCAAGATATCTGACCagttaagatttttaaaaagatgagTAAATTAGATAATAAAAGCAACGATGATTCAACAATCAAACGTGCAATGCCGAGACCAACGTGCTTCATATTCGTGGATCTCTCTCTCCCCTTACCATTGTTTCTCCACCTTCTCATCCGATCCCATCCACCTTGTATAACTCGATCAAGTCATCACGCTCTCTCGCCAAAcgcaagaaaataaaaactaaaaacaaaatcaaacatgTTTCCAGAGAAGTGGAAAGGTGCAAGGCACACGCTTCTAGAGCGACCATGGTTCACCATAGTTGCTCTAGCTAGTCTTTTAGGTGGCGCACTGCTCATCACAAGTATCATCCGAGCTGCGGACAACACTCTATCTTTATGTTCCACCGCAAAAACCACAGCGCAATCCATAGCCGAATACTCAACCACACCAATCCAGCTTCAGTCCATCGTCCACTACGCGACCTCACAGACCGTTCCTCAACAATCCTTCGACGAGATCTCAATCACTTTAAACGTCCTTAAAGACAGTATACCTTGCAATTTTCTTGTCTTCGGCCTCGGCCACGACTCCCTCATGTGGGCCTCCCTCAATCCAGGTGGCACCACTGTGTTCCTCGAGGAGGATCCTGAGTGGATCCAGGCCGTCCTGAAGGATGCACCGTCCCTAAGGGCCCACCATGTTCAGTATCGGACCCAAATTTCTCAAGCCGACAATCTTCTCTCGACATACCGGTCCGAACCCAAATGTTTACCAGCCAATGCTTTCCCGATCCGCTACAACGAAAAGTGTCCATTGGCGTTAACTTCACTTCCTGACGAGTTCTATGATACCGACTGGGATCTGATCATGGTGGACGCACCAAAAGGGTACTTCCCAGCCGCACCAGGGAGGATGGCAGCGATATTTTCCTCGGCTGTCATGGCACGCAACCGGAAGGGTGCGGGCACCACGCACGTTTTCCTTCATGACGTTGACCGCATAGTTGAGAAGACGTACGCCAACGAGTTCCTATGCGAGAACTACAAAGTCAATTCAGCTGGTAGGCTCTGGCACTTTGAGATACCAAACACTGCTAACATGAGCGACCAGCCAGGGGACCGTTTTTGCTAGGTTGCACCGATCTTTGATTCTTcgttacttttaaaattaaacaccGCACAGTTCTTCTGAGTTTATAacgttttattttaaatataataattatcccGAGGCTTCTCATAAAAACAAATCATATGTATTATATTGATGTTACTATTTGTTTCGTATGGCTTTGTggtttcaatatatttttgacattAGCATACTTTGTGGTGATATCTGAAGAGTGCATCTATGCAGCTTTCGATATGACtagaaaaaatacaatatacTGATTGATATGGTTATCGAGTTATAATTTTGACATTTTCTATGAGCTATGAGTTGAGAATGAAGTGGTAAGCTATCATGATGAAGAGTTTACTAATCGTATTAGATGTTTTGTTGTCAACATCTTCGTCAGATCCATCTCATACGTCGATTTATGCTATGTAATTGTAATTATGATCACGCATCCGATAAGACTATTTATCAATTATCATAGGTGTACTGAAAGGCTTGGTGGAAAATACTATAGAGTGAAAAAATCTTGTTATATTCTCACAAGATGATTAACCTAGTTCATTTGTTGAATCACACTATTTTGTTCCACTTTCGTTTTGGATATCGCAGTTTCCCCCACAGTAGATAAGCAGCCATAAGTTAGTCAAAAGTTCCTAAGATAGTTGTTAACAAGATTAACTCACACCTCatgcattttaaaataaagCCATGTTGAATAAACACAAAAGTTACTTGTAAGCAGAAGTAAAAAAAGTAACTCTTTGATTCTTGTTTTAGGCAATGTGTTCTATTGGGTTTAATTTCGATTCTTCttgttgacagaaaaaaaaattcgattCTTCTTAGCTTTACGCATATAAATCTAGTGGGCCAAGTCTGATAAGCCCAACACGCACTCTTCAACTAAACACGGACAATGTATGTGTTTTGTCCAACGATTGGATTTCAACGATTGAGTGATGAAGCTTCCCACAATCGGGAACTATACCAATTAACCTCATTTACAGTGGGATTATTCTATGGTTGTTGGAATCCAACTGAGTTGAGATTGTTTTGTGGTTACCTGTTTTGGAGCTTTTGTATTGTTTTCTTGTTGTATCTTGTATTGGAGATAGATCTTTGTAACTGGAATCTTCGGATCTGTTCTCATGTTGAACATTAAAAAACATGTTGTAATTACAACTATTAATATAGTAAAATTTTGAGCAAACTATGGTTTCATAAAAAATGTTTGTCTAATTTAGTTTATacttatactatatataatgcTATTGTTAAAGTGTTTTACTCACAGATTTGTGTGTGAGAAAAACAATTTGTTTCCACCGCGTCTTCATAAACATGTGTTCTCAATAAAGTGATACGGTTGTAGTTTGTTTGTGTGATATTCCTCAACAACAGTTTGGAAGGGATTACCACCTCATTAAAACATGTG
The sequence above is drawn from the Raphanus sativus cultivar WK10039 chromosome 7, ASM80110v3, whole genome shotgun sequence genome and encodes:
- the LOC108816837 gene encoding probable methyltransferase At1g27930; its protein translation is MFPEKWKGARHTLLERPWFTIVALASLLGGALLITSIIRAADNTLSLCSTAKTTAQSIAEYSTTPIQLQSIVHYATSQTVPQQSFDEISITLNVLKDSIPCNFLVFGLGHDSLMWASLNPGGTTVFLEEDPEWIQAVLKDAPSLRAHHVQYRTQISQADNLLSTYRSEPKCLPANAFPIRYNEKCPLALTSLPDEFYDTDWDLIMVDAPKGYFPAAPGRMAAIFSSAVMARNRKGAGTTHVFLHDVDRIVEKTYANEFLCENYKVNSAGRLWHFEIPNTANMSDQPGDRFC
- the LOC130497450 gene encoding ranBP2-type zinc finger protein At1g67325-like → MSQVDSRNSSAAKRARTDGGRREDDWTCPSCGNVNFSFRTTCNMRNCTQSRPADHNGKSAPRHMQSPQSFSSPGRYLGSGGPPPVYMGGSPYGSSLFNGSIPPYDVPFSGGSPYHFNYNSRIPAGAHYRPLHMSGPPPPYHGGGSMMGSGGMYGMPPPPMNRYGLGMAMGPAAVAAMMPRSGYYPEEKSQKRDSTRENDWTCPNCGNVNFSFRIVCNMRKCNTPKPGPQQGGSSDQISKQKAPEGSWKCDNCGNINYPFRNKCNRQNCGADKPGDQSNDSPSYAPEENDQ